From a single Rutidosis leptorrhynchoides isolate AG116_Rl617_1_P2 chromosome 5, CSIRO_AGI_Rlap_v1, whole genome shotgun sequence genomic region:
- the LOC139847369 gene encoding thioredoxin-like 1-2, chloroplastic, protein MASSLNHIILPGYFTSSNETLINSNGYLSPSLISTDLTKRSQLLSDHKGLTSFAWNAKTPVHAHASVCVNKTMRWWEKTIKPNMIEINSAQELVNALSNTGDRLVILDFYSPGCGGCKALHPKICQLAESNPNAIFLQVNYEELKLMCHALHIHVLPFFRFYRGHEGKVCSFSCTIATIKKFKDALSKYKADGCNLGPSKGLEESELLSLASIGQISYDFHIKSTGNDVIFKEINPSSKELLLA, encoded by the exons ATGGCTTCTTCATTGAACCACATTATTTTACCTGGTTATTTTACTTCTTCTAATGAAACCCTAATTAATTCAAATGGGTATCTTTCTCCTTCACTTATTTCCACAGATTTGACCAAAAGATCACAACTTTTGTCAGATCACAAGGGTTTAACTTCATTTGCTTGGAATGCAAAAACCCCTGTTCAT GCACATGCGTCAGTTTGTGTGAACAAGACTATGAGGTGGTGGGAAAAGACAATTAAACCCAACATGATTGAGATCAATTCAGCTCAAGAATTGGTGAATGCATTATCAAATACAGGGGATAGATTGGTCATTTTGGACTTCTATTCACCTGGTTGTGGTGGTTGTAAAGCTTTACACCCGAAG ATCTGTCAATTGGCTGAGTCAAACCCCAATGCAATTTTTCTCCAAGTGAATTATGAAGAACTCAAACTCATGTGTCATGCTCTACATATTCATGTCCTTCCTTTCTTCAGATTCTATAGAGGTCATGAAGGCAAGGTTTGCAGCTTTAGCTGCACCATTGCAACT ATCAAGAAATTTAAAGATGCATTATCAAAGTATAAGGCAGATGGGTGTAATCTTGGCCCATCCAAAGGATTAGAGGAGTCTGAGTTGTTGAGTTTGGCTTCAATTGGTCAAATATCATATGATTTTCACATAAAGTCAACTGGGAATGATGTCATTTTTAAGGAGATCAATCCATCAAGCAAGGAATTGCTTCTTGCATAG